In one window of Pseudomonadota bacterium DNA:
- a CDS encoding class I SAM-dependent methyltransferase: protein MRRPMSGNQEQIEYWNGITAERWVQNQELIDQAIQPFGDAALERLELRPGQHVLDVGCGSGTCSVRLAARVGPDGSVLGMDISAPMLEHARNRAQTVKNLSFTEADASEHSFTPNYDAAYSRFGVMFFADPTAAFANLRTALKPSARLAFVCWREAEHNPWCLTPMAAVVKLLPEPPPEPEPDAPGPFALADRARLDDVLRSAGFDRVLIEALDLDVRLSETGLEGAVDFAMRVGPPAGLLAEAPEDVVSRARVEIERALEPFVHDQSVALPGAAWVVSARVG from the coding sequence ATGCGGAGGCCCATGTCCGGCAACCAGGAGCAAATCGAGTACTGGAATGGCATTACCGCGGAACGCTGGGTCCAGAACCAGGAGCTGATCGACCAGGCCATACAACCTTTCGGAGATGCTGCGCTCGAACGGCTAGAGCTTCGCCCCGGCCAGCACGTCCTCGACGTGGGCTGCGGCTCGGGAACCTGCAGTGTTCGTTTGGCTGCACGAGTGGGCCCCGATGGAAGCGTGCTCGGCATGGACATCTCGGCACCCATGCTCGAACACGCGCGCAATCGCGCACAGACCGTCAAGAACCTGAGTTTCACCGAAGCGGACGCGAGCGAACACTCCTTCACGCCGAACTACGACGCCGCCTACTCGCGTTTCGGAGTCATGTTCTTCGCCGATCCCACGGCCGCATTCGCCAACCTGCGCACTGCGCTCAAGCCTTCGGCGCGCCTGGCATTCGTCTGCTGGCGCGAAGCCGAGCACAACCCGTGGTGCCTGACCCCCATGGCCGCCGTCGTGAAGCTGCTGCCCGAGCCGCCCCCCGAGCCCGAGCCGGACGCACCCGGACCGTTCGCCTTGGCGGATCGCGCTCGGCTCGACGATGTGCTGCGCAGCGCCGGCTTCGACCGGGTACTAATCGAAGCCCTGGATCTCGACGTCAGGTTGTCGGAAACGGGACTGGAAGGCGCCGTGGACTTCGCCATGCGCGTGGGGCCGCCGGCGGGGCTGCTGGCCGAGGCCCCCGAAGACGTGGTCAGCCGAGCTCGCGTCGAGATCGAGCGAGCGCTCGAGCCGTTTGTGCATGACCAATCGGTAGCTCTGCCCGGCGCCGCCTGGGTGGTGTCGGCCCGCGTGGGCTGA